The proteins below are encoded in one region of Ferruginibacter lapsinanis:
- a CDS encoding M36 family metallopeptidase — protein sequence MPAFAQKKENEFIKQWITKNAKTLHLSDIDLSELLITNNYTTANKLTFVYAQQIYKGLKVHNAVYSICLNSDGTLLSNKSNFVAGIEKKTTVATPSITAADAVTKAAAYLTLSNPVDLKIVPDINNTNKYIVFSPAGIAKQNIIASLMWASVDDGNAVKLVWNITIDVLNSADFMNVRVDAVTGNIIDADNSTVYENNAEKKTNVQQPVSNKQTEEITIENTNQPNAVANAAYYVLPFPLEAPTFGSLTTVNNPWLNAGVSNPVTVFGWHSDGTNEYNYTRGNNVAAYDDRANTNAPGRYDTSSTASPNFTFSKVPNFTLPPTVTNNMRAATTNLFYATNIIHDITYQYGFDEASGNFQVNNNSRGGVGNDALKAQAQDGGGSNNANMSTQPDGQAPTMQMYLWSGSSSLTVNSPVIIAGNYNSVEGGVSTNNILTTPLTGTAVYYNDDAGGTTHLACGAPANTLTGKIAFIDRGSCNFAPKIKNAQNAGAIAVVVINNVASAPFSMSGTDNTITIPAFMISQADGATIVPQISGGVSLTLNPSVALDGDYDNGIIAHEYMHGISNRLTGGAANTSCLANAEQGGEGWSDYLALMTTQDWSTTTLADSLMKRSIGTYVFNQNTTGSGIRNYPYSLSKTINPHTYADLNGTASGSEVHNIGEVWASALWDMTWRIIQQEGTIEPNIYNAASSGGNVIALNIVMTGLKLQVCSPGFIDSRNAILKADTILYNGSHACAIWNAFARRGMGLSASQGSSNSTSDQVVAFDLPSSNSIEQVASVDSTNSGNNITYTVSATCGCTVPANLKIVDSLPVGMNFISSSAGTANGNVVTIPLNFTQAQQTLSFTINAQVTSAGCNITYPINDNRNGSTIGGFTTAGGWAVSSAKSYSPASSWFASEPTTAANKTLTSSAITLTANAAVLSFRHYFNTETTFDGGVVEISTNAGSSWQDLGTKIIKGYYTGTMDASTTIAGRQAFTGYNGATFTHTLIDLSAYTGQSIMVRFRFTTDVGNSTTVEGWYVDDIKLINGCGVKNPTYIFNAVPAIINTGKTVAFIKSTAILPVLLKDFIINEVADQQKVKVYWNVENETNIGQYIIEHSADQHIWEPLYTITQTGMSSYNYFDNDPADGANYYRIKIIEKDGSFTYSAIRMINFNKRLKDFITLSPNPAHNYADIIFNTDALNTTINIFDGTGKLVMTKKTNGNTRVHTNTLSPGVYYVTATNEKGYMCNKKLIIIR from the coding sequence ATGCCTGCCTTTGCCCAAAAAAAAGAAAACGAATTCATAAAACAATGGATCACTAAGAATGCAAAAACACTTCATTTAAGTGACATCGATCTGTCTGAACTGCTTATCACCAACAATTATACTACTGCCAATAAATTAACATTTGTCTATGCACAGCAGATCTATAAAGGATTAAAAGTGCATAATGCTGTCTATTCTATTTGTCTGAACAGTGATGGCACATTGCTGAGTAATAAAAGCAATTTTGTAGCCGGGATAGAAAAAAAAACGACAGTTGCAACCCCATCCATTACTGCAGCTGATGCCGTAACAAAAGCGGCAGCGTATCTTACATTAAGCAACCCTGTTGATTTGAAGATTGTTCCTGATATCAACAACACCAATAAATACATTGTATTTTCTCCGGCAGGTATTGCAAAGCAAAATATTATAGCCTCTTTAATGTGGGCCAGTGTTGATGATGGCAACGCTGTAAAATTAGTATGGAACATTACTATCGATGTGTTGAACAGTGCTGATTTTATGAATGTAAGGGTTGATGCTGTGACAGGAAATATCATTGATGCAGACAACAGTACCGTGTATGAAAATAATGCTGAAAAAAAAACTAATGTACAGCAACCTGTCTCCAATAAACAAACAGAAGAAATAACAATTGAGAATACCAATCAACCCAATGCGGTTGCCAATGCGGCTTACTATGTATTACCTTTCCCCTTAGAAGCGCCAACATTCGGATCTTTGACAACAGTTAACAACCCCTGGTTAAATGCAGGAGTTAGCAATCCGGTTACCGTTTTTGGCTGGCATTCTGATGGCACCAATGAATACAATTATACCCGTGGAAATAATGTTGCTGCTTATGATGACAGAGCAAATACAAATGCGCCGGGCCGTTATGATACATCATCTACTGCATCGCCAAATTTTACATTCAGTAAAGTGCCCAACTTTACATTGCCCCCTACTGTTACCAATAACATGAGAGCGGCCACTACAAATTTATTTTACGCTACTAATATCATACACGACATTACTTATCAATATGGATTTGATGAAGCCTCGGGCAATTTTCAGGTGAATAACAATAGCAGAGGCGGTGTTGGTAATGATGCATTAAAAGCACAGGCACAGGATGGAGGCGGCAGTAACAATGCAAATATGAGCACTCAACCCGATGGCCAGGCCCCTACAATGCAAATGTATTTATGGAGTGGCTCCAGCTCACTAACAGTAAATAGCCCTGTTATTATTGCAGGCAATTACAATAGTGTTGAGGGCGGAGTAAGCACAAATAATATTTTAACTACACCGCTTACCGGCACTGCTGTTTATTATAATGATGATGCAGGTGGCACTACACATTTAGCCTGCGGCGCACCGGCCAATACATTGACAGGTAAGATAGCATTTATCGATAGAGGGAGTTGCAATTTTGCTCCAAAAATAAAAAATGCACAAAATGCCGGAGCTATTGCTGTTGTAGTAATTAATAATGTTGCATCTGCACCCTTTTCTATGTCGGGTACAGATAATACGATCACCATACCTGCATTTATGATCAGCCAGGCAGATGGTGCTACAATAGTGCCGCAAATTTCCGGCGGTGTATCTCTTACATTAAATCCATCTGTTGCACTTGATGGTGATTATGATAACGGTATCATTGCACATGAATACATGCATGGTATCTCTAACAGGTTAACCGGAGGAGCAGCTAATACTAGTTGCCTTGCAAATGCAGAACAGGGAGGCGAAGGCTGGAGTGATTACCTGGCTTTAATGACCACACAAGACTGGAGCACAACAACGTTGGCTGATAGCCTGATGAAACGCTCAATTGGAACATATGTTTTTAATCAAAATACTACCGGAAGCGGAATACGTAATTATCCATATTCATTGAGCAAAACAATCAATCCGCATACTTATGCAGACCTGAACGGAACCGCTTCAGGCAGTGAGGTGCATAATATTGGTGAAGTATGGGCTAGTGCATTATGGGATATGACCTGGAGGATCATCCAACAGGAAGGAACGATAGAACCGAATATATATAATGCTGCAAGTTCGGGAGGCAATGTTATTGCCTTGAATATTGTAATGACAGGATTAAAATTACAGGTTTGCAGCCCGGGTTTTATTGATTCCAGGAATGCTATTTTAAAAGCAGATACCATACTCTACAATGGCAGTCATGCATGTGCTATATGGAATGCATTTGCTCGCCGGGGCATGGGACTAAGTGCTTCACAAGGCAGTAGTAACAGCACCTCCGATCAGGTCGTTGCTTTCGATCTTCCGTCGAGCAACAGTATTGAACAAGTGGCTTCTGTTGATTCTACCAATTCAGGAAATAACATAACCTATACCGTTAGTGCTACCTGCGGATGTACGGTTCCTGCAAATTTAAAAATAGTAGACTCTCTGCCGGTGGGCATGAATTTTATCAGCAGTTCGGCAGGTACAGCAAACGGGAATGTAGTAACTATTCCATTGAATTTTACACAGGCACAACAAACACTGAGTTTTACAATAAATGCACAGGTAACTTCAGCCGGTTGTAATATCACCTATCCTATCAATGATAATAGAAATGGCAGTACCATCGGAGGTTTTACAACTGCAGGTGGATGGGCTGTATCTTCTGCAAAATCTTACAGCCCGGCTTCTTCTTGGTTCGCATCTGAACCTACCACAGCCGCCAATAAAACATTAACATCTTCTGCTATAACTCTTACTGCTAACGCAGCAGTATTGAGCTTCCGTCATTATTTTAATACAGAGACTACTTTTGATGGTGGCGTAGTTGAAATATCTACCAATGCCGGCAGCAGCTGGCAAGACCTTGGTACAAAGATCATTAAAGGCTATTATACGGGCACTATGGACGCTTCGACAACTATTGCTGGCAGACAAGCATTTACTGGTTACAACGGTGCAACTTTTACACACACACTTATTGACCTATCTGCTTACACAGGCCAAAGTATTATGGTACGCTTTCGCTTCACAACTGATGTCGGAAATTCAACAACAGTAGAAGGATGGTATGTAGACGATATAAAGTTGATCAACGGTTGTGGTGTTAAAAATCCAACTTACATTTTCAATGCTGTTCCGGCAATAATAAATACAGGCAAAACTGTTGCATTTATAAAATCGACAGCAATACTCCCTGTGCTGTTAAAAGATTTCATCATAAACGAAGTGGCTGATCAGCAAAAAGTGAAAGTATACTGGAACGTAGAAAATGAAACCAATATCGGGCAGTATATTATTGAGCACAGCGCCGATCAACATATATGGGAACCGCTGTATACGATTACACAAACAGGAATGAGTAGCTATAATTATTTTGACAATGATCCTGCTGATGGTGCTAATTATTATCGAATCAAAATAATTGAAAAAGATGGAAGCTTTACATATTCCGCTATCAGGATGATCAATTTTAATAAACGCCTAAAAGACTTTATTACTTTATCTCCCAACCCTGCTCATAATTATGCCGATATTATCTTCAATACCGATGCACTCAATACCACGATCAATATATTTGATGGCACAGGAAAATTGGTCATGACAAAAAAGACAAATGGCAATACAAGGGTTCATACCAACACATTATCGCCGGGAGTATATTATGTAACAGCTACAAATGAAAAGGGATATATGTGTAACAAAAAATTAATAATTATCAGGTAG
- a CDS encoding SGNH/GDSL hydrolase family protein, protein MNTDRRIVVFVLSSITLYLLISFFAIAFNFNEGFIKRINLIGDIVSSDSTAVSDKLQNDSIENNAPIVLAVTPEKKFDLYTRPDYITAFHKDTMQPSLAFFASKLHELKKGKKRKIRIAYFGDSMIEGDLLSKTLRELLQKEFGGAGVGFVPITSAASKFRQTVIDNYSAGWLDENFKNSPKNNRLFLSGHLFRGNNDWVEMSDRTVRDSATVLEKILFYGSADTVVSVKVNNNDILVEAKKPFNTALIGKDLSKSVRLSVANNNLPLYGISLESESGVIVDNFSFRGISGTEFASIDTTLLNSIAEANLYDLFIFQYGVNVLYRPNDVNFNWYARTLLPAVKKLRKSFANTDFLIVSTADRAFRYDDEYKSAIGIDSLIKIQATVAYQTGSCFYNQFASMGGHNSIVDWADRKPSLANKDYVHPNDRGAVILGHYFFDAIMKDYKKYTNNIK, encoded by the coding sequence ATGAATACCGATCGGCGTATTGTTGTTTTTGTACTAAGCAGTATTACTCTTTACTTGCTCATTTCTTTTTTTGCTATTGCTTTTAATTTTAATGAAGGGTTCATTAAAAGAATTAATCTGATAGGAGATATTGTTTCTTCCGATTCAACAGCGGTGTCTGACAAGTTGCAAAATGATAGTATTGAGAATAATGCACCCATTGTTTTGGCCGTTACACCGGAAAAGAAATTTGATCTATATACCCGTCCGGACTATATCACAGCTTTTCATAAAGATACAATGCAGCCTTCGTTGGCATTTTTTGCAAGCAAATTACATGAGTTAAAAAAAGGGAAGAAAAGAAAAATTCGTATTGCTTATTTTGGAGACAGTATGATCGAAGGGGATCTGTTATCTAAAACTTTACGTGAGTTATTGCAAAAAGAATTTGGTGGTGCAGGAGTAGGTTTTGTACCGATCACTTCCGCGGCATCTAAGTTCAGACAAACTGTAATTGATAATTATTCTGCAGGTTGGCTAGATGAGAATTTTAAAAATTCGCCTAAGAATAATAGATTGTTTTTATCGGGTCATCTTTTCAGAGGGAATAATGATTGGGTTGAAATGTCCGATAGGACTGTTAGAGACAGTGCGACTGTTCTTGAAAAAATATTATTTTATGGATCGGCAGATACTGTAGTTTCGGTTAAGGTGAATAATAATGATATTCTTGTAGAAGCCAAAAAACCTTTCAATACAGCGTTGATTGGTAAAGATCTGAGCAAGTCAGTAAGGCTTTCTGTAGCAAATAATAATTTGCCTTTATATGGTATCAGTCTCGAATCTGAGTCGGGAGTGATAGTTGACAACTTCTCTTTCAGAGGGATTTCCGGAACAGAGTTTGCTTCTATTGATACCACATTATTAAACAGTATTGCAGAAGCGAATCTGTACGATCTGTTTATTTTTCAGTATGGTGTAAATGTATTGTATCGTCCGAATGATGTTAATTTTAACTGGTATGCCCGTACATTATTGCCTGCGGTAAAAAAACTAAGAAAGAGTTTTGCTAATACTGATTTTCTGATTGTAAGTACTGCTGATAGAGCATTTCGCTATGATGATGAATACAAATCTGCGATAGGGATAGACTCTCTTATTAAAATACAGGCAACGGTGGCATATCAAACCGGTAGTTGCTTTTATAATCAATTTGCATCAATGGGGGGGCACAATTCAATAGTAGACTGGGCAGATAGAAAACCTTCGCTGGCAAATAAAGATTATGTGCATCCAAATGATCGTGGAGCGGTAATACTTGGGCATTATTTTTTTGATGCTATCATGAAAGATTATAAAAAATACACCAACAATATAAAATAG
- the hemN gene encoding oxygen-independent coproporphyrinogen III oxidase, with the protein MTKGIDNLLVKKYNLPIPRYTSYPTVPVWKEGIDKEQWKQVFNNQFSLKNQQQGISLYLHLPFCESLCTYCGCNKKITTNHSVEEEYIAVILREWKMYRELMSEKPIIREIHLGGGTPTFFSPKNLAYLLNTIYADSIIHAEHEFSIEGHPNNTTVEHLQTLYDLGFRRISYGVQDNDPEVQRIINRIQPVENVQRATDNARKIGFRSVNFDLIYGLPLQNMERMKKTIEQCIAMRPDRIAFYSYAHVPWTSRGQRLFDENDLPTTQQKMELYQLGKQLFSENGYHDIGMDHFALASDDLYKAWQEGWLHRNFMGYTTQRTAMLLGLGVSSISDAGVAFAQNEKTIHDYYAAVNNNEPAVFRGYFLNKEDIAFRKYILDISCQNKTVFQEENLATLKECSFPVLEKLAADGLIEWDETCLQVTPLGRNFIRNICSAFDLYLIRDQSNSNKPTFSKAI; encoded by the coding sequence ATGACTAAAGGCATTGATAACTTACTGGTAAAGAAGTATAATCTACCCATACCAAGGTATACCAGTTACCCAACCGTACCCGTTTGGAAAGAGGGAATTGATAAAGAACAATGGAAGCAAGTGTTTAATAATCAATTCAGTCTGAAAAATCAACAACAGGGGATAAGCCTTTATCTGCATCTGCCTTTTTGTGAATCATTGTGTACCTACTGCGGATGCAATAAAAAGATCACTACCAATCACTCTGTTGAGGAAGAGTATATAGCTGTTATTTTACGAGAGTGGAAGATGTACAGAGAATTGATGTCGGAAAAACCAATTATCCGTGAAATCCATTTGGGCGGAGGTACCCCTACTTTTTTCTCTCCCAAAAACCTGGCGTATTTACTTAATACCATTTATGCTGACAGTATTATTCATGCTGAGCATGAGTTTAGTATTGAAGGGCATCCCAACAACACAACAGTAGAACATCTGCAAACATTGTACGATCTGGGGTTCAGAAGAATAAGTTATGGAGTGCAGGATAATGACCCTGAAGTGCAACGTATCATCAACAGAATACAGCCTGTAGAAAATGTACAAAGAGCCACAGATAATGCAAGAAAAATTGGCTTCCGATCAGTAAACTTCGATCTGATCTATGGCTTGCCTTTGCAGAATATGGAGCGAATGAAAAAAACCATTGAGCAGTGTATTGCTATGAGGCCCGACAGGATCGCTTTTTATAGTTATGCCCATGTGCCCTGGACAAGCAGAGGACAACGCTTGTTTGATGAGAATGATCTGCCAACAACGCAGCAAAAAATGGAATTGTATCAATTAGGGAAACAACTCTTTTCAGAAAATGGTTACCATGATATTGGTATGGATCATTTTGCATTGGCATCAGATGATCTGTATAAAGCCTGGCAGGAAGGGTGGCTGCATAGAAATTTTATGGGCTATACCACACAGCGCACAGCCATGTTGCTTGGGTTAGGAGTGTCGAGTATCAGTGATGCCGGTGTTGCATTTGCTCAAAATGAAAAAACAATACATGATTATTATGCTGCGGTAAATAATAATGAACCAGCTGTTTTTCGTGGATACTTTTTAAATAAAGAAGATATTGCTTTCAGGAAATATATATTAGATATCAGTTGTCAGAATAAAACAGTTTTTCAGGAAGAAAATCTTGCAACATTAAAAGAATGCAGTTTTCCTGTTTTGGAAAAATTGGCAGCAGATGGTTTGATTGAATGGGACGAAACCTGTTTGCAGGTAACTCCATTGGGCAGAAATTTTATACGTAATATCTGCAGTGCATTCGACCTGTATCTAATACGTGATCAATCGAACAGTAATAAGCCAACATTTAGTAAAGCGATATAA
- a CDS encoding MBOAT family O-acyltransferase encodes MPSFNIDAFLEQFLYDPKNPLLFNNGFFVLFFALFIALYYSFRNNFTVRRYIFCFFSLYFFYKASGVFVVFVIISAIVDFVLSNAIFRQENKHKRLLLLLCSIVFNLGLLFYFKYTNFFISIYNSFGTSTIHPLNILLPVGISFYTFENLSYTIDIYRKQFEPARKFSDYLLFLSFFPKLVMGPIVRAHDFVPQINKPLHVSESDFAKGFYLIISGLFKKLIISDYITLNYVDYIFDDPMRYTGMENLFAVYGYAAVIYCDFSGYSDVAIGIAKWLGFSIPTNFLSPYQSKSVTEFWRRWHISLSSWLKDYLYIPLGGNRKGTVATYLFATVFFIGIFITGTHLLQLSYAWSAAISGSVLLLFILPAIIKKEKAGVASGFNLMTTMLLGGFWHGASWNFIIWGALHGVALAIHKTWTLLTGKAFEKIGQSKVYNAIAVVITFHFVCFCWIFFKAENFTIAGNMIHQILFDFGADVWRAFYYNYKLVLWMIVGAFVIHAISDDLADRVIGKFQKIPLAGYIAIFFLFVIVYGFCKSSEQVLPIYLKF; translated from the coding sequence ATGCCATCCTTTAATATCGATGCCTTCTTAGAACAATTTTTATATGATCCTAAAAATCCATTATTATTTAACAATGGTTTTTTTGTATTATTTTTTGCATTGTTCATCGCACTGTATTATTCTTTCAGGAACAATTTTACTGTAAGGCGTTATATTTTCTGTTTTTTCTCTTTATATTTTTTTTACAAAGCAAGTGGTGTTTTCGTAGTGTTTGTGATCATCTCTGCTATTGTTGATTTTGTTTTATCTAATGCTATTTTTCGCCAGGAAAATAAGCATAAAAGGCTTTTGTTATTGCTTTGCAGCATTGTTTTTAATCTTGGCTTATTGTTTTATTTTAAGTATACCAATTTCTTTATTTCTATTTATAATAGTTTTGGCACCAGTACTATTCATCCGTTAAATATACTGTTGCCTGTCGGTATCTCGTTTTACACTTTTGAAAACCTGAGTTACACTATTGATATCTATCGTAAACAATTTGAGCCGGCCCGTAAGTTTAGTGACTATTTGTTATTTCTTTCGTTTTTTCCAAAGCTGGTGATGGGCCCCATTGTAAGAGCACATGATTTTGTACCGCAGATCAATAAACCATTGCATGTGTCGGAAAGTGATTTTGCCAAAGGGTTCTATTTGATCATATCCGGCTTGTTTAAAAAATTGATCATATCGGATTACATTACACTAAACTATGTAGATTATATATTTGATGATCCTATGCGGTACACCGGCATGGAAAATCTGTTTGCTGTATATGGCTACGCTGCAGTTATCTATTGCGACTTCAGCGGATACAGTGATGTTGCCATTGGTATTGCAAAATGGCTTGGATTTAGTATCCCCACTAATTTCTTATCTCCTTATCAAAGTAAAAGTGTTACAGAATTCTGGAGAAGATGGCATATCTCTTTGTCCTCTTGGTTAAAAGATTATTTATACATTCCATTGGGAGGTAATCGTAAGGGAACTGTTGCAACTTATTTGTTTGCTACGGTATTTTTTATCGGCATTTTTATTACAGGTACCCACCTGTTACAATTGTCTTATGCCTGGTCGGCTGCAATAAGCGGCTCTGTATTGCTCCTTTTCATTTTGCCCGCTATCATAAAAAAAGAAAAAGCAGGTGTTGCATCAGGATTTAATTTAATGACAACTATGTTGCTGGGTGGATTCTGGCATGGTGCAAGCTGGAATTTTATTATATGGGGGGCATTGCATGGAGTAGCGCTGGCTATACACAAAACATGGACATTGTTAACGGGCAAAGCTTTTGAAAAAATTGGTCAATCTAAAGTGTATAATGCGATCGCCGTTGTTATTACATTTCATTTTGTTTGTTTTTGCTGGATATTTTTTAAAGCAGAGAACTTTACGATTGCAGGCAATATGATACATCAGATCTTATTTGATTTTGGAGCTGATGTATGGCGAGCCTTTTACTATAACTACAAACTTGTATTATGGATGATCGTAGGGGCATTTGTAATACACGCTATCTCGGACGATCTGGCTGATCGTGTTATTGGTAAATTTCAAAAAATCCCGCTGGCAGGGTATATTGCAATCTTCTTTTTATTTGTGATCGTATACGGATTTTGCAAATCTTCCGAACAGGTATTGCCTATCTATTTAAAATTTTAG
- a CDS encoding GDSL-type esterase/lipase family protein encodes MKIVIFIAGTLLYVTAGFAQPIEFKVPVPTKNIPHINIALNRIANGKMDFFYDKLLQVKQRKNGTINVVHIGDSHIQADFMSSVVRNGLQQFFGNAGRGLTFPYQLAKSNGPGDINSTSNINWSYNRLAHPEIPISNGITGFCIQTNRPGATINLSLKANEYGPQYFNKLKFFTDTVASWLLQTDNGEQLSIISTETSDSITYKEVSFQKELSSFTLSAKTTGEMQSFYGVSMENGQPGVLYHTIGVNGARYEQYNNTPLFWKQLPALKADLYIISLGTNEAQKDDYTDSAFINQVQLFIQNIKTISPEASILVTTPQDSYKGETSNRIMKKLNFTLSTFCLQNNIAIWDLYKVTNGYGSAKNWFKKGLLNKDKVHFTSAGYKIQGQLLLSAIAKGYNDYIRSRALKF; translated from the coding sequence ATGAAGATCGTAATTTTTATTGCCGGCACCTTATTATATGTAACTGCCGGCTTTGCCCAACCAATAGAATTCAAAGTACCTGTTCCAACAAAAAATATCCCCCACATTAATATTGCACTTAACAGGATTGCCAATGGCAAAATGGATTTTTTCTATGATAAGCTTTTACAGGTAAAACAGCGTAAGAATGGAACGATCAACGTTGTGCATATTGGCGATTCACATATCCAGGCAGATTTTATGTCATCAGTTGTGCGTAACGGATTACAACAATTTTTTGGCAATGCCGGCCGTGGGCTTACTTTTCCTTACCAACTGGCAAAGTCAAATGGTCCGGGTGATATCAACAGTACATCAAATATAAACTGGAGTTATAACAGACTAGCACATCCCGAGATTCCAATTAGTAATGGCATTACCGGTTTTTGTATTCAGACAAATCGCCCCGGTGCCACAATAAATTTGTCGTTAAAAGCAAATGAATATGGTCCGCAATATTTCAATAAACTAAAGTTCTTTACAGACACTGTTGCTTCATGGTTATTGCAAACTGATAATGGGGAGCAACTTTCTATCATCAGTACCGAAACATCAGACAGCATCACATATAAAGAAGTGTCATTTCAAAAAGAGTTAAGCAGTTTTACTTTGTCTGCAAAAACAACAGGAGAGATGCAGTCCTTTTATGGCGTATCGATGGAAAATGGTCAGCCCGGTGTTTTGTATCATACAATCGGTGTAAACGGTGCCCGGTACGAACAATATAATAATACCCCGCTTTTCTGGAAACAATTGCCGGCATTAAAAGCCGATCTCTATATCATTTCATTGGGCACTAATGAAGCTCAAAAAGATGATTACACAGATAGTGCGTTTATTAACCAGGTACAATTATTCATTCAAAATATAAAGACCATTTCCCCTGAAGCATCTATTCTGGTGACCACTCCTCAGGATTCGTATAAAGGAGAGACCTCTAACCGTATAATGAAAAAATTAAATTTCACGTTATCAACTTTTTGTTTACAAAACAATATTGCTATCTGGGATCTATATAAGGTAACTAACGGATATGGTTCAGCGAAAAACTGGTTTAAAAAAGGATTACTGAATAAAGACAAAGTTCATTTTACCTCTGCCGGTTATAAAATACAAGGCCAGTTACTGCTAAGTGCTATAGCAAAAGGTTATAACGACTATATACGCAGCAGAGCCCTAAAATTTTAA
- a CDS encoding DinB family protein, with protein MNFSLSKSIEILERTPEVLITMVQHISTDWTSNNEGAETWSVYDIIGHLIHGEKTDWIPRMEIILSDKTDKTFEPFDRFAQFEESKGKSLSQLLEEFKKLRSTNIDQLRSKKITEENSNKKGIHPAFGEITLSQLLATWVVHDLNHIAQISRVMAKQYKAEVGPWVQYLKILQQ; from the coding sequence ATGAATTTTTCTTTATCAAAATCAATAGAGATACTTGAGCGTACACCGGAAGTGCTTATTACTATGGTACAACACATTTCCACCGACTGGACCTCAAATAACGAAGGCGCTGAAACATGGAGTGTATATGATATTATTGGCCATCTTATTCATGGCGAAAAAACAGATTGGATTCCCAGAATGGAAATTATTCTTTCGGATAAAACAGACAAAACATTTGAGCCTTTTGACCGCTTTGCACAATTTGAAGAAAGTAAAGGAAAATCGTTGTCGCAACTTTTAGAAGAATTTAAAAAATTACGTTCTACGAATATTGATCAGTTGCGTTCAAAAAAGATCACAGAAGAAAACAGCAATAAAAAAGGCATCCACCCTGCTTTTGGAGAGATCACCTTATCCCAACTTCTGGCTACATGGGTTGTACACGATCTTAACCATATCGCTCAGATCTCCCGGGTAATGGCAAAGCAATACAAGGCCGAAGTTGGCCCCTGGGTGCAGTATTTGAAAATATTACAGCAGTAA
- a CDS encoding glucosaminidase domain-containing protein gives MVNKQSLLNAAMRRSLRVAFTFVVLVTISGYAFSQTKYIKQYRSVADSLGKVYGIPAAVILGVAIIESSAGTSKNCRLLNNHFGIVGKNHMLKSKGIRTRYKYYPSGTASYIGFCELLSKRKFYPKLKKNLNYNLWVDAISKSGYSEVPSVWKQRVLSTIKKHRL, from the coding sequence ATGGTAAATAAGCAAAGTTTGTTGAATGCTGCAATGAGAAGGAGCCTAAGGGTTGCTTTCACTTTTGTTGTGCTGGTTACCATTTCCGGATATGCATTTTCCCAGACAAAATACATTAAACAATACCGATCAGTTGCTGATTCTTTAGGGAAAGTTTACGGTATTCCTGCCGCTGTAATATTAGGAGTGGCAATTATAGAATCTTCAGCCGGTACAAGTAAAAACTGTCGTTTGCTGAATAATCATTTTGGGATTGTAGGTAAGAACCACATGCTAAAATCAAAAGGCATCAGAACACGCTATAAATATTATCCTTCCGGAACGGCATCTTATATTGGATTTTGTGAATTGCTGAGTAAGAGAAAATTTTATCCAAAACTTAAAAAAAACTTAAATTATAATTTATGGGTGGATGCGATTAGTAAAAGCGGTTATTCTGAAGTACCTTCCGTTTGGAAACAGAGAGTGCTTTCAACTATTAAAAAGCACAGGCTATAA